Genomic segment of Nostoc sp. TCL240-02:
GGCGAGAAGCGCTAGAACTTTTCCGCCAACATCAACCCGATGTAGCGCTGATGGATTTGCGAATGCCGAAGATGGAAGGTGCTGATGCGATCGCAGCCATCTGTACTAAGTTTAAACACGCCCGAATCGTTGTGTTGACTACCTTTGATGGTGATGAAGATATCTATCGGGGATTACGGGCGGGTGCAAAGGGCTATCTCCTCAAGGGCGCTGAACCGAACGAACTTTTAGATGCGATTCGCACTGTTCATCAAGGACAAAGGTATATTCCGCCCACTATAGCAGCCAAGCTAGCCGAGCGGATGGGTAGTGAGGAATTGAGCGATCGCGAGTTAGAAGTGCTGCGTTTGATAGCAAAGGGCAAGAATAACCACCAGATTAGCAATGTCCTTAATATTGCTGAGAGTACCGTCAGATTTCATACCAATAATATTTTCGGCAAGTTGAACGTTAGCGATCGGACTCAAGCCCTAGTCACCGCGCTGAATCGGGGTATTGTCAGGTTGTAGTTCACCTCACATTTTGATAGGTTTAAAACCCAACATTTCGCTAGGGACAAATTTGAGCTAGTTTTCTATGCTCAGAATATTAACTTAGTAAGCATAATTGCTAAATTACTGCAACTATTCTAGGTAATAACTATCGCACTTCAATATTTAAAGGAAAAAAAGAATGAAATCTGTGAAAGTTTATGCTTTGATTACTGGGTTATCAATAGCGACAGTTAGCGTGCCTCAAGTTAAAGCTTTAGTATCAACTGACTTTTTAAATCAAAAAAATCAGATTTCCTCAAATACTTTACAAAAAGAAGCTCAAGCAAAATCGCACCTATTAAGCAGTGTTAGTAACAAGCCATCTTCATCTAATTTAATAGCTGAAGCTGTACCTCAGAATAGCAAGCTACAGTTTGTCCAAGATACCCAATCTGATGCTAAACCTGAAGTAATAAAAGAACAAAAAGGGAAGCTAATAATTATCAATAATACCCCTTTTATTGCATTGGTGCAATTGTATCAACCTAACGCAAGTAAGCCAAATAATTATGCAAATATTCCACCCTGTAGCGCAAGAGTACTTTACGACACTTATAGTAACAAGTGGGGAGTCAGTTTAAATGCTCAGGAAAAGAAAACGGTCTATGATGTTTCTTTTTATGACAAGAGCAGGAATACTTTTGGAGTTATAACATCTAAGCTGAATCAGGGTCCAGAGACAAAGTGGACTTGCGATTATAAACCCGTAGCATTAGGTGTTGGTGAAGAACCATACTTGTCACAAATCAAAAAAGATGATGAAAAACTTGCTCAACTTGTCCCAGACTTAAAAATATCGGCGAATGCAGGGGATCTGCCCGCTGACATTTCAGATATTCTTACCAAAATGTCCAATACTCAGTTGGATATGATAATGGGAATGACTGGGCTGCGTTCTGAATACATACCACAAGTTAGAGATTATGTAGAAAAACATCCTACTGGGAACACGCTAGATAGGAATGTAATTAATGCTGCCATAAAGGAATACAGTAACAGTCGAAAGGTGATAGACGAGAAGCAATACGGAGAGATGGTTGAAGCTTCTCAGATCATCAATAAAAATAAAAACAACATATATAGTCCTCAATTACCTAAACCTAAAGGCACAACGCGTGTAGCGAGTTTGACACCAGAGTTAGCAACAATGTTTAATGATCTTCCTCTAGAGAAAGCTAATAAGGCTTCGAAGTATGTGAGCGAAGTAGCAGAAGGTCTAGGGAAAATAGTCAAAAATCTTCATTCACTTTAGGTTCTAAATTTTAATAGACTCTCACAAGGTAAGTTGTGAAAGTCATGCCGTGATTGTTTGCGATGGCTCTCCAGTCAAGCTTCAGTTAAGCGATCGTAAAATCAACAAGCCAAAAGTATTCATTCAAAACGTACCTTCTCATCAACAGCAAATTTACAGTAAGAAATTCATTCTCTAAATCTCAGAAGTTAAAAATCATGGACCCAATTACACTCATTTTCACTGCTTTGGTTGCTGGGGCTACTGCTGCTGCTAAAGATACAGCAGGAACAGCTGTTAAGGATGCCTATGAGGCTTTAAAGACGTTGATTAAGAACCAGTTTGCAGGTGATCCCTTTGCCCAAGGAATGATCGATGCAAAACCAGAAGAAATTAAGCAAGTAGAAGGTTCTTTAAAAGACAAAATTACCAAAGCTGGTGTTGATAAAAATGATGACGTTTTAAAAAAAGCGGAGGAAATTAGGGAAATTCTGAAAAAAGAAGATCCTGAAGGAGCTTCAACTGGTAAATATGATTTTCGAGGAGCTAAGGGAGTTCAAGTTGCTGGGGATAGTAGCACACAAACACAAACTAATACCTTCTAATACGTTTAATTAATATCAATTAAACCTCGTCTACCTTGCTAACCCTAGTTTTATAACAAGACTTTGAAATTGCTTCCTTACGTCGCAATGACACGTCTGAAATAATTAGAAACTTAATGTTTCAACATTGACGAGGTTTAATATTGAATATTTTTGATCATTACTTTGACTTTAGAGAAGTAACTTCACTCATGAATAATTATGATGATAGCGATAAGATAATGGACTTAAGAGGTGGAAAGGGAGTACAAGTTGGTAATTATAGCAAACAAATAAACATATTTTATGGTGATGATCCTGAAGAAGAAAAAGTCTCTGAAACTGTCGATGAAAATTCCCCTTATCTAGGGTTAGAGTCATTTACTACTAATGACTCTAATCGATTCTATGGTAGAAAAAAGCTCATAATTGATTTATTGAAATACTTAGAGAAGAATAATTTAATTTTCCTCCTGGGTGCGTCAGGAAGTGGTAAATCTTCCTTGGTAAAAGCAGGAATTATTCCTAAATTTTCTCACAAGAATAAACTATTTGCTGAATTGAGTTTTGTTCCTGGAGATGCTCCTTTTGACGCTTTTTTTGATGAATTACAAATATCTCTTCCTAAACAATTAAAATCATACAATAAATCTGAAATAAAAAAACTTATTAAAACTGTTGACAACCTCCAGCTAAATTTATCTAGTATTATTGAACAATTAAGATATGGCAAAAGTGATTCCTGGATAATTTTTATTGATCAATTTGAAGAAATTTTTAGCCAAACGACTGATGAAAATGAGCGGATACTTTTTATTGAAAACTTAAATTATTTAATTAATTTACAGTCAGAAGGGAAAGATAATTCTCTTAAAATTATTTTGGCAATGCGGACAGACTTTTTTGATCATCTCACTCCTTTTCCAGAGTTTCAAAAGGCAATCGAAGGTAATATCCGTTTTATAACAGAAATGACAGATAGAGAATTGAAGTTAGCCATAAGAAATCCAGCTGCGACTCATGGAGTAAATATTGATGAGGAATTGATTGAAGAAATTATTAATGATTTTCGGGGTAAATCTAGGTCTTTGCCTCTGTTGCAATATACGCTTGGTTTGTTGTGGCAAGAGGATGATTTATCGGATAGATTACTCAATCAAGAAACCTATAAAAATTTAGGGCGTGTTGGGGGTGCGCTACAACAGCGAGCGGAGGAAATCTACCAACAGTTTGAATCTCAAGGACGGGAGAAAGCAGTTGAAGATATTTTTATTAAGTTAGTCACCATTACGGGGGATGGAAAGAGAGTTAGTAAACGAGAAAATAAGTCTATATTTATCAGTGAAGATGAAGATTTAGCAACAATTCTTAATGAGCTAATTAATGACCATCGTTTATTAATTAGTGGTCGTCAAGAAGATACGGTAGAAATTGCTCATGAAGCTTTAATTAATTCCTGGTCACGTTTGCAGGATTGGATCACTAAACATGAAGAACAGATTATTTTAGAAAGACAATTGAAAGAATCTGCAACCATTTGGCAAAAAATTAAAACCGATCAGAAAAAAGCAGTTAGTGAATTATGGCGTGGTTTTAAACTAGAAAGAGTTTTACAATTACGACAAGAAAATGTTTTTGCAGAATTAGAACCCTATATTAATGAGTTTATCAAAGCTAGTATTGATGATGAACAAGAAAGCCAAGACCATGAAAAGCATCTCACGCAAGATAATTTAGAAAAGGAAATTTCTGCTGCACTTGCTAACTCACGAAACAATTCAAGGAATAATAATAATCTGGAGGCACTAACTAAACTAATAGAAGCAGGAGAACTGCTGCAAAAATCACCCAATACTAAAATTCGCGCAGATGTAAGATTGCATTTTCTAGTAACTTTTGGGCAAATCTTTGACGAAATTGCGGAAAAGAATAGTTTTCAGGGACATAGAGATTGTATATCAGGGGTAAGCTTCAGTCCAGATGGCCAAACAATCGCTTCTTCTAGTGATGATAAAACTGTCAAGCTCTGGAGCTTTGATGGGAATTGGTTGCAAACTTTAGAGGGACATGAAGATGAGGTGATGGATGTCAGTTTCAGCCTCGATGGCAAAATGCTTGCCTCTGCAAGTCGGGATAAAACCATTAAACTTTGGAAAAAATCTACAGACGCTAAAACCCAGTGGATACTATATAAGACTCTAGAAGGCCATAGTCATCGGGTGATTGGTGTTAGCTTCAGCCCAGACAGTCAAATTATTGCTTCTGCCAGTCAAGATAAAACCGTCAGGCTTTGGAACCAAAATGGAGACCTGTTAAATATTCTTAGTGGTCATGAAGATGGTGTGATCAATGTGGCGTTTAGTCCAAATGGTAAGCTGATTGCTTCTGCTAGTAAAGACCACACTATAAAACTTTGGGACTTAGTAGAAAAAAAAGAGATAAAAGGCATTCCTGAAGAGCATTCTAAGGAAGTTTCAGCAGTAAGTTTTGGAAGTGATAGTAAAACTTTGATTTCATCTGGATGGGATGAATATATCAGGTTTTGGAAGATTGATGGAAATGTTACATCAATGAAAAATAAGAAAAAACATATAGCAAAATTTAATTATGTTACCTTCAGCCCAGATGGTGAAACAATCGCAGCAGCCAGCGAAGATGGTCTGATTACTCTTTGGGACAAAAATGGTAGTTCTAAAAGACTTTTTAAGGGACATAGAGATAGTGTCACAAAAGTCAGTTTTAGTTCTGATAGCAAAATTCTTGTCTCTGGTAGTGTTGATAAAACTATAAAATTTTGGGATTGTACTCGGAAATTTGATGGACATTCTAGTGAAATTTCAAAGATTGATTTCAGTTTTGATGGTGAGACGATTGCTACAGCCAGTCAAGATGGAACTATCAAAGTTTGGCATCGTAATGGTGAACTATTAAGTAGCTTTAAATGTCATGATGACAGGGTTTTTGATATTGATATTAAATTCAATCCAAAACGAGAAACTATTGCTACAACTAGTCAGAATGAAGTTAAAATTTGGAATTTTGAAGGCAACCAGATATATCACTTTTCAAAACATGAAAGTGATGTTCAGAGTATAAGTTTTAATCCACAAGGGACAGAGATTGCAGTAGTCTATCTTGATGGAACGGTAATACTTTGGAATATTGATGATGAGAGTAGGATTTTAGCAAAGCATAATGAACAAGTCAATATGGTCACTTTCAGCCCTGAAGGCAGAATGATTATTACAGCTAGTGCTGACAAGACTGTAAAACTGTGGGATCTTAACGGTGATTTACTCGCCCATAGAGAGTATCAAAGTGCTGCTTATTATGTAGGTTTTAGTCATAATGGCGGGATAATTAGCACAGCTAGTATGACAGAAAATAAAGCTCACCAAATTGAACTTTGGAATCCTAATAATAACTATCAGCAAATACTTAAAGGAAATTCTGACAAGCTTGTGATGAGTATCGGTTTTATTCCTGATAGTGATATTGTTGCTGCAATTAGCATGGATCAAACCATCAGACTCTGGAATACTGCTGATGGGAGTTTGCTACAGACTATTGAAGGAAATGATAATTTTTCTATTAGTGCTGCTTTTATATATTGTAGTTTAGAGAAAGA
This window contains:
- a CDS encoding response regulator transcription factor, encoding MSQSNVIRILIADDHPILGQALTMFLQCEPDMTVIGHAGDGREALELFRQHQPDVALMDLRMPKMEGADAIAAICTKFKHARIVVLTTFDGDEDIYRGLRAGAKGYLLKGAEPNELLDAIRTVHQGQRYIPPTIAAKLAERMGSEELSDRELEVLRLIAKGKNNHQISNVLNIAESTVRFHTNNIFGKLNVSDRTQALVTALNRGIVRL